One Saimiri boliviensis isolate mSaiBol1 chromosome 7, mSaiBol1.pri, whole genome shotgun sequence genomic window, tgtatttgtgtggtttcTGAGGTTTCTGAAGTTACTGACTTCTAGTTTTATCCCATTGTGGTAAGAAAAGATATTTGATGTGATTTCTAcccttttgaatttattgagacttttatTTGGCCTAAAATGTGGTCTATTCTGCAGATCGTCCCATGTACTGATAAAAAGAATGAGTATTCTGCAGCAGCGCTTCTGTACGTGTCATATATTTGGTCAAGCGTGCAGTGTAACTCCAATATTTCCTTGTGATTTCATGTTTAGATGATCTGTCCATTACTGACAGTTAAAGTCTCCTAATATTATTACATTGCAGTCTACCTCTCCCTTTAGATCAAtgaatgtttgctttatatacttgAGAGCTCTGAAGTTGGGTTCATAGATTTTTTAAACTAtcatatcctcttgctgaattgactccTCTagcattatatagtgacctttgTCTCTTGTTAAAGTAGTCTTCGATTTGTAGTCTATTTTATCTCATATAACTACTCCTGCTTTCATGGTTTCTagttgcatgaaatatctttgtTCATCCCTTCACTTTCATTCTCTGTGTGCCCTTATAGGTGAAGTGGATTTCTAGTAGGCTGCATACAgtcagggtttttttctttaccaGTTCAGCCCCTTtattccttttataatttttattttatttatttattttgtgagacagtcttgctttgttgcccaggctacggtaaagtggcatgatcttggttcacttcagcctccaccttttggattcaagcaattctcctgcctcagccttctgtgtagccaGGATCGCAGACCTCtaccaccacacatagctaagttttgtatttttagtagaaacagggtttgctatgttggccaggctggtcttgagcttctgatctcaagtgatccgcctccctcggcctctcaaagttctggaattacaggcataagccaccttacctggcctgcattttatgccttttaattggagaGTTGACTTCATTTAAATTCAGTGCTATTATTGTTAACTAAGGATTTATTATGGCTATTTCGTTGCTTGTTTTatggttgtttttaaatttatctctgctttcttttcttatgGTCATTCTTTGTGGTCACATAATTTTCTCTGGTAGTATATATTAATtaggtgctttttatttttagtgactgTATCATAGGTTTTGTGTTCTGATTACTATGAGGCTTATAAAAACATCTTATAGatataacaagttattttaaagagataacaacttatataataaagaaaaaaatagaaacaaaactaacaaaTACTTTTACTCCACcctcatattttttaatatagttgTCTCAACttgcatatttttattgcttACCTCTTAACAAGTTTCTGCAGCTATTATCGTCTTTGATAGATTTGTCTTCTGATCTTCATACTAGAGATGTGAGTAGATTGTGCATCACAATTATAGTATTAGAGTATTCTGGGTTTGTCTATACATGTAATTTTATCAGCGTATTCTATATACattcagctgttttctttttgcatgtttttttcttctaggttgaaaaactttctttagcatttcttataagatATGACTGGTGGTGGTGAATACtctcagtttttgcttgtctgggaaagaccATCTCttcttcatatttgaaggatGGCTTTGTAGGATACAGTGTTCTTAGAtggcaggtttttatttttttcagcacttAGGAAAACATCATCTCTGTTCCTCCTGGCCTGTATgctttccactgagaagtctgtCGTCAGATAAATTGGAGCTCCTTTAGATGTTATTCGCTTCTCTTGCTGATTTTAGGATCCTCTCTTTGTGCTTGACATTTGAGAGTCGGATTATTTATTATATGCCTAGGGGTAGTCTTGTTTGGGTTGAAATCTGTTTGGTGTTCTCTGACCTTTATCTACCTGAATATCTCCTTCTCAAGATTTGGAATGCTTTCTATTATATTTCTTTGAATAGGTTTTCTACCCCTTGCTCTGGGTGCACTCTCTCTTGAACATCAATAACTCTTAGCCGTGGTCTTTTccagtaatttttttataatagGTAGGCATTCTTCattcatctttattcttttctttctccttttcttatatattttccaAAGCCCGTCTTCATGctcattatttcttctgctttgaTCCATTCTCCTGTTGAGAGACCCTAATAAAATTTTCAGTTAAGcaaatgtatttttcagttccaatatttccttttgatattcaaaaagtatttcaattcctttgttaaatttctctgataaatttctgaatttttgtgtgttattttaGAGACCACTGAGTTTTCTTAAAACTACTATTTTGAATGCTTGGTACAAGTGCTCAAATATTGCCATCTCATTAACGTCTGTCTCTGGTTCCAACTTTCTTCATTTGAGAATATCACAGTTCcctgtttgctgttgtttcttaTGGGTATGCATCCATATTTTTATGTTGAAGGATTTTATATGGCTTGTTTTGGTttataattgaatatatttatttaagtgTTCCTTGTAATTTACCTGTTGATTGGGGGGGGGGGCTATGTTTCTGCCTCCTTTTTATGACTACATGGTACCTTAACCCATGTTTGCCTTGATCCTAGTAAACAATCAGAGTGCCACCCATACCAAATGGGAGAGGTTCCAAAGGGGTATGCCAGTGGTGTTGGAAGACTGACTAGGATTCCAGCCCACAGGACTTGTGGAACAAACTTCCTATAGCATAATGTTGCTTGGCAGCTCCTCTAAATTGACATCTTCTTTGGCCAAGTAACAGCAGAGTTTCTGGTACTGGGGATGGTAGCCTTGCCCCCCTACTTTGTCTCTGCAGAGATATGTCTCCCTTCAGGGCACCCCTGATTTTCCCAAGTGTTAAGGCAGGTGGGCAAGTTTCCTGCCAGGAAACTCAAGCTGGTGGGGAAGCTGGTTATCCATCTTGATCTCATGTTTTCCAGTATAGAAACAATGTTTCCATGCACTTGGGTACCAGGAAGATTACAGTGAGAGGCATCATAGATATGTCAGTCTAGTTCCCTTATTATCTGTAgggagtttttgcttttttcacttttctgtgcCTCTAAGGACTGTCTCCTCatatttgagttctgggatattgCTGGTGATAATCACAGCActgaatttgttgttgttgctttctgtggGGGGCATTAAAGCCAATTTGCTTTTATACCATTATTTTGGAACAAGAAGTCTCctaaatgtttttatgtttatttttcaggTGTTCTGAGCAgacataaaaagtattttataatcagTGCTAATGATATCTAATTATATTGTTGTAATGATCGGTAAGTTATAtcctttattgtatttttcagagcTATCTATATATGATTCTATTCCTTTTTGTCTCAATCATGATCTTTTCTCAGTATCTCATTCTCttttcattattcataataacattTAATTGGTAACAATTAATCAATTTTGTTAATTACATGACCTACGTAAGGCATCAggagatacaaaaattattatgGTAAAATTATTTACCATGATAATCTCACTTTTGTTCAACACTTTCTTGTCCATGTTAATGAGTATGTTGACTTCTATGGCTATAGGTTAGTTGTGGCTAttaaaaaactttatataaatatgatCAAAGTTAAATACCTATAAAATACAGTATGCAATTTGCATGAATCATAAATACAAGCACACAATTTGCATGcatctttgtatctttttccttttattcaacattatgtTGGTGTGATTTTTCAATGTCATAATATATAGCAGAAGTTCATTCTTATAGAaaacattgaatttttttaataaaaatggccagatagtaaatatttaagcTTTGTTAGACATACAGCCTCTGCTGCAGCTGCTGAATTCTGCACAGAAACACAGCCATAGAAAATGCATAGACATTGACCATGGCTGTGTGTCAATAAAATTGAACATggaaatgtaaatattataaaattgtacGTGTCACAAAATATTGTTCCtctattaattattttgtttatttttaaaatataaattatatttttagctgGTGGTTGTACAAAAACACAAAGTGAGCTGATTTAGCCTCAGGCTGTATTAGCAGTTGTTTACTATAGTACATTCACTGCTAGGTGTATACCACCATATATTAATCTTTTCACTTggatgaacatttggattgtgCCACATTTTGACTATTGCAAATTAGATGGTTTTGAACaacttcatattttatatttgtctttttaatgaatACTGAATATAACTTGAGATATAAGAAGATTTATTAAGCACAGAATATTCATAGATTAACTTAACTATATTTTACCATAAATTGTAGATAATCTCAGCAGAAGTGTATGAGTATGCCAGTTGCTCCATGCCATGTCAATGCCAGAAGTTCTGGACTGAGGCATGGACAATCCCAAAAAGGATGACagtcatgtatatatatatatatatatatatatatatatatatatatatattctgtttcttccctttcttgATCTTTGCTATACTAAAGATAGGAAGATTACATCTTCAACttcattactcattattggttCATTGAggttttctgtttcctcatgGTTCTATCTTGGTAGATTGTATTTGTGCagcaatttattcattttttctagcGTTTCCAATTTTTAACATATAgttttttgtaataatctctgatgattctttgtatttttgtggtatcagCTGTTGTTGTTCGTGTTGGTGGTATCttaatagagataggatcttgctatgttgcccaggctagtcttgaactccaaggctcaagcaatccttctacctcagcctcccaaagtgctgggattacaggcatgagccaccttgcctgacccTATGTGATATAAGCTGTtttgtctccattttcttttgtttgattgttttgtttgtgattttatttatttcagtgtttttctattttttcttcatctagtAGAAAGTTTGCtgatttgtgtatctttttcaaaaagtggttttttgtttttattttcttgatcttcTATGCTgttcttttattctcattttgtttatttctgctctgatttctattacttcttttcttctactaatttgggTTTTGTTATGTTCTTGCTCTTCTAAATCCTTTGAGGTcatcattaggttatttatttgaagtctttctaccttttttaaaaaaagcatttattacTGTAAACTTCCTTCCATGTACTGCTTTTCTACATACAACAGATTTTGGTTTATTGTGCTTCCATTTTCacttgtttcaataaatttttaaaattttcttcttaatttcatcATTGACTCTTTGGTTTTTAAGGAGCacgttatttaattttcatatatttgtgtaGTTTCTGAGGTTTCTCCAGTTATTGACTTCTAGTTTCATCCCATCGTGGTAGGAAAacatacttgatatgatttctactttttttttaaatatattgagatCTGTTTTTGGCCTAAAATGTGTGGTCTATTCTGCAGATTGTCCCATGTACTGATAAAAAGAATGAGTATTCTGCAGCAGTGCTTCTGTACGTGTCAGTTGGATATATTTGGTCAAGCGTGCAGTGTAACTCCAATATTTCCTTGGTGATTTCCTGTTTAGATGATCTGTCAGTTACtgagagtggagtgttaaaatctcctaATATTATTACATTGCAGTCTACCTCTCCCTTTAGATCAGtgaatgtttgctttatatttttgggAGCTCTGGTGTTGGGTCTATAGATTTTTAGAACTGTCATATCTTTTGATGAAATGACCCCTTTAGCATTATATGGTGACCTTTGACTCTTTTTAAAGTAGTCTTTGATTTGTAGtgtattttatctgatataagtatagctatccctgcatttcttttgtttgtttgatttttgttttttgggggttttgttgttgttgttgttgtttggggtgggggacagtcttgctatgttgcccaggctggagtacagtgacatgatcttggctcactgcaacctccacctttttgattcaagcaattctcctctctcagcctcctgtgtatcaaggattacaggcatccaccatcacacctacctaagttttgttttttcagtagaaacggggttttgctatgttggccaggctgatcttgagctcttgacctcatgtgatccgtctgccttggcctcccaaagttctaggattacagccacacgccactgtacccggcctgcaTTTTATGCCTTTTAATGGGAGAGTTGACTTCATCTAAATTCAGTGTTACTATTGTTAAGTAGGGATTTATTGTGGctattttgttgcttgttttatggttttttttaaatttatctctgttttcttttcttatcattCTTTGTGGTCATATAATTTTCTCTGGCAGTATATATTAATTAGGTGCTTTATATTTTCAGTGACTCTATCATAGGTTTTGTGTTGTGATTACTATGAAGCTTATGAAAACATCTTATAGatataacaagttattttaaagaaataacaacttatatcataaagaaaagaatCGAAACAAGGTAACAAATACTTTTACTCCACCCtcacacattttttaatttagttgtctcaacttgcatatttttattgcttACCTCTTAACAGGTTTCTGCAGCTATTATTGTCTTTGATAGATTTGTCTTCCGGTCTTCATACTATAGATGTCAGTAGATGTGCATCACAATTATAGTTTTTAGAGTATTCTGGGTTTGTCCATACATGTAATTTTATCAGTGTATTCTATATATattcagctgttttctttttgcatatttttttctttcaggttgaaaagctttctttagcatttcttataagatATGACTGGTGGTGGTGAATACtctcagtttttgcttgtctgggaaagactaTCTCTTCTTCATATTTAAAGGATAGCTTTGTAAAATACAGTGTTCTTAGAtggcaggtttttatttttttcatcacttAAGAAAACAtcagggagagagatccaagatggctgatcactaacagctcaggattgtagctcccagtgaaagcacagagaacgagaggatgccacactttcagatgaatttttgttgctcacaaaCCAgaagattcccagcggaggagcccctcGGGTCGCCAGTGTGACTCTTGTGGCTGGTGTggtggttttgccggtgcctGGGCACTGCGGTTCTTGGTGcggagtcagaaaagcaccatcaatcttaacactgctGTTTTAGCCAGTgtagtgggttgctcagattccagcactgggaatcaacaagttggtcatccactcagaaacctattTAGAAAgttggtaattacaaagacgacagacggataaatttataacaaaggaaagaaaccagcctaaaaaagctgagaatacccaaaatcagaacgcctctccctctacaggggatcagagttcctcatcagcaacgggacaaggcctgatggagaacaagtgtgttccattaacagaagtaggcttcaaaaggtggataataagaaacttctgtgagttaaaagaacttgttctaacccaatgcaaagaaactaagaaatttgaaaaaaggtttgatgaaatgctaaggAGAATAGACAatatagagaggaatataagtgaattaatggagctgaaaaacacaacacgagaacttcacaaagtatgcacaagttttaacagccaaattgatcaagcagaagaaaggatatcagaggtcgaagaccaatttaatgaaataaaacaagaagacgagattagagaaaaaaggataaaaaggaacgagcaaagtctccaagaaatgtgggactatgtgaaaagacctaatctacgtttgacaggtgtacctgaatgtgacaaagagaatgaatccaagctgaaaaaatattcttcaggatattattcaggaaactttcccagcctagcaaggcaggacaatattcaacgccaggtaatacagagaaagatattccacaaagatattcctcaagaagaccaacttcaaggcacataatcatcagattcaccagggttgaaatgaaggagaaaatactaagggcagccagagagaaaggtcaggttacccacaaagggaagcctatcagactcacagcagatctctaagcagaaagcctacaagccagaagagagtggggaccaatattcaacatccttaaagaaaagaactttcaacccagaatttcatatcctgccaaactaagcttcataagtgaaggaaaaataaaatcttttgtgaacaagcaagcactgagagatttcatcaccaccaggcctgctttacaagagcttttaaaagaaccactacacatagaaaggaacgaccagtatcagcctttccaaaaatataccaaaaagtaaagagcatcaacataatcaagaatttacaacaactaatgggcaaaagagccagctaacatcaaatggcagtattaagctcacatatattattattaatcctaaatttaaatcgactaaatcccccaatcaaaagacagagccaaaccccatcggtatgctgcatccagacccatctcacatgcaaggatacaaaagactcaaaacaaagggatgcagaaagatttaccaaccaaatggagagcacaaataaataaataaataaaaagcaggagttgcaattcttgcctctgataaaatagactttaaagcaacaaacatcaaaagaggcaaagaaggacattacataacggtaaaaggatcaatgcaacaagaagagctaacaatcctaaatatatacacacccaatacaggaacacccatatatataagacttacaaagagacttagactcccacacaataatagtgggacatTTCAAcatcagtattagacagatcaagacagaaaattaacaaggatatgcaggacttgaactcagatctggaacaagtaaacttaataaacatttatagaactctccattttaaatacacaaaatacacactcttattagcaacacatcacacctacttacaggtttaaatgaaatattggttggctgcttttttgttattttcttccctcactttttcctgtctccaatattaaggacaattattggtataaaagaggttttcaatacccatttttagactgcattctagcctggacaataaagcaacacttccattctctctccctcttcctcttcctctttcttcctctctttcagcATGCTGCTGCTCAGTAGCCCCTCTAAGTTGACAACTTCTTTGGCCAAGTAATAGAGCAGAGTTTCTGGTACTGGGGATGGTAGTCCTTCCTCATCACTTTGTCTCTGCTTGTCCTCAGAGGTATATCTCTCTTCAGGCATGCCCGATGTTTCTCAAGAGTTAAGGCAGGGACAAGTTTCCTGCCAGAGAAGTCCAGCTTGTGGGAAAGCTGGTTATCCATCTTAATCTCACATTTTCCAGTATAGAAATGATGTTGCCATGCACTTGGGTACTGGGAAGATTGTGAGGAGGGGCCTCATGGATATGGAAGTCTAGTTCTTTTATTATCCGtacagagttttttgtttgtcttttcagttttctgtggCTCCAGGAACTGTCTCTTTCTCGTATTTGAATTCTGGGATATTGCTGGTGACAATCCCAgcactaatttgtttttgttgttgttgtcgttgttgttgttttctgaacGTTGGCTTTCATTAAAGCCAACTTGCTTTTGTGCCATCATTTTGGAGCCAGAAATCTcctaaatgtctttatttttatttttcaggttttatgAGTAGACATAAAAAGTGTTTCATAATTGGTGCTATTTTAATAATATCTAATGTTATTACTGTACTAATAGGTAAgttacattctttattttgtttttcaggatATTCTATGTGTGATCCTATTCCTTTCTGTCTTAATTATGATCTCTTCTCAGTATCTCATTCTTTTCCCATTATTCATGATAACATTTAATTGGTatcaatgaatatattttattaattacatgATGAAATGCCAACTAGAAAAACcagcttaaagaagaatataaatgacttgatggagctgaaaaacacagcatgagaactttgcaaagcatgcacaagtttcaatagctgaatcgatcaaacagaagaaagggtaGCAGAGATTGAACaccaactaaatgaaataaaacacaaaggcaagattagagaaaagagtgaaaagaaatgagcaaagcctccaagaaatatgggattatgtgaaaagacctaatctacattggatcagtgtacctgaatgttatggggagaatgaatccaagctggaaaacactcttcaggatattatccaggagaacttcaccAAGCTAGGAAGTCAGGCCAAAATTCAaacccaggaaatacagagaacaccacaaagatattcctcaagaagaacaaccccaaggcacataattgtcagattcaccagggttgaaatgaaggaaaaaatgctaatggcagccagagagaaaggttgggttacacaagggaagcccatcagactaacagtggatctcttggcagaaaccctacaagccagaagagagtgggggccaatattcaacatccttcaagaaaagaactttctttctttttttgagatggagtttcgctcttgttacccaggctggagtgcaatggcgcgatctcggctcaccgcaacctccgcctcctgggttcaggcaattctcctgcctcagcctcctgagtagctgggattacaggcacgcgccaccatgcccagctatttttttgtatttttagtagagacggggtttcaccatgttgaccaggatggtctcaatctcttgacctcgtgatccacccgccttggcctcccaaagtgctgggattacaggcttgagccactgcgcccggttttttttttttgtttttttgtttttttttttagaaaataggcTTTAAACCAAATCAGCATCCTATTTCTAACTGGTAGCTGGATCAATGCCTTTAGAGTGAATACGGAAAAACTAACACCGTATCTCATCCTCAAGGTCTGTTTCCTTAGAATTATGTTTGGTACCAAAAACTGATTCAGTCTGGGTATGTTccagaaaacaaacacatattATGAGAATAAGGCTTTAATATAGAAATTAGGGATAACATGAATGTGGGAAGATCTGGGACTGATGCATAACTGAAGCCTGGGGCTGTGTAGCTGAAAGAGAAatgatgactaataatgttgacgCAATGCACTAACGCATTTGGAAGAAAGCCTAAGAAGCTAACAAGACTGCAACAGGGGAACACATGGAAAGACCTGTGAAGTTCCTATGCTCATGGTCTACCGAAATTATATCTTCTTCTTtacttccaaatctcatgtgagTTCCATTCAATGGCTAGCACAAGGCTATACAGCGATGGTGATACCTAGCTGACAACAAACGATTCAActtactttgtattttgttttattatttttgttacttctttgtagattagATCATGTATCTAGATTCATTACTGAttaatacaaattattatttGGATTACTCTTAGATAATGctagaatttcattttgtttcatttacccAGAAATGGAAAGGGTACCCTACTCAAGTAGAATCATTCTGGTGGCTCCTGGGAAGCCTATATATCACTGAAGTTGAagttgaaagaaatttaaatgccGTGATATATCCTAAACTACTGTCATTTGACCTAACAGGACAAGACATAAAATTTTTTCAACCTGTCATGTGATAGTTATACAAATTTCATAGTGACCATAATCTTTTACATTAAAATCCTGTGTCCAGTGATCTCAAAATACATATTATTCTATATAGTCCTTAAGATATATATTTGTCTCATTTCCAGTTAAACCAACTCCAGATTCTCAAAGATTTTGCCCATATGATTGGATTGGTTTCCAAAACAAATGCtattatttctctaaagaagaagGAGACTGGAATTCAAGTAAATACAACTGTTCCACTCAACATGCTGTCCTAACCAAAATTGACAGCAACGAAGAAATGGTAAGTAATGTACTATACATTCTTTGTGAATTATCTTGAGTTGGAACATTAGAAATATTCAAATACCATTAAAATTTTGCAATCTTTTCCCTCATGCCTACCTATGCACAATATTGAAGGTGTTAATATGCCATGTGACATAAAGGTAAAAAACCTAGTGGTACTTTGAAGAATATAAGACTGACATCAAGTGGTAGACTTAGTAactatctttattttaaagagtgTACATAGAACACAATGTTTGGAAACCTTTTAAGAGCCAGTACTccaccaaaaaaggaaaattgtttgaGGAAGGAGAGGCTTCTCCATTCTACTTCCTGAGAGAAACTTTGCTCTGACTTCCCCATTTTGTTTTGCTGCCTGTCTCTGAGGTCCCATGCAGCTTCCATTGGAACACTCTCCACCAGTAATGcaataaagaggaaaatcaaAGTTTCCTCCTACACCAGAGTATAAATTTTCGGTGAGCATGACCATGTCTTCTCTGAAATTTTATACTTATCATTAACTGCACAAAATCAGGTACAAATGAAAAGTCTAACGAATCCTTGTTGAATAAATTTTGATTTACATGACAAAATCTTTATGAGTAAAGAGGTTCTCCAAGAACTTTAAAACGGGATTCTAAAACCACACCTCTGCATTCGTGAAATTTGTTCTTTCCCCTAGTCACTTATattgtaaacatatatttttacttaCCTTTGTTTGGTCTctttaagaatgaaaagaaagtataAGAGGTAATCTAgcttgattaaaaatattttgtgcaaATAATTGGCTACTGAGAAGTAATTCAGTGAAAAGCAGGATAGCACAAGAGTCCACCTTGTTAAAAGACAGTTGTGTGTTGCCTTTGTGGTAAACAAAGTTTATTTACGCGATCTGCCTGAAGATCGGTTCAAATTTAAAGGCATGTGAATCAGACAGGGCCAGTTTATAGGTCAgtgcaaggaaacaaaactattTTGCAAGAAACAAAAGGTAATAAGATGTTGAAAACTAGATGGATTAGGAGTAAATACTGTAAATCAAGAATTAAAGTGCGCACTTCACGTCATAGGGCTTCTTTAGTTAATAGTATTGCTGCTGAATTTTGCAAGACTTGAAAATGAACATTCTGAGAAATCCTCTGACTGTTCTTTACAGTTCCTCTTGGGGGAAAGAAAAGCTATGCAAGCAGCAAGatggaaaaataatgaatgttaataaaaggaaacatgaagaaatgtAAAGACAATCAATATTAGAATAAGTATATTCACTATAGGAATATTGTCAGTGAAGACTGACTAAATAGTGAGGATCATGAAATGTAAAGACCCgaagtacataaaaataatctgttttaaagttaaaagaaatCTTCAAATGTATCAGGGAATAATGCTTGTATTGTTTGGATGAAGAAAAAACACTGATCATAAAATAtcctaatatattttgaagatcaCAGGTTACtactatgtaatatatacattggCAAAATTTAAGTGACAAACAGAATGAAGTAAAGCTGTCTGTGGAGTGGAGAAGAAATTTACATAAGAATAATGGATTATTTAAAAGagtttaaatgtatattttaattacaaaataatatgagATAAAGTTTGTCttacaaaatacttttatatCTATTTCCACCTAT contains:
- the CLEC2B gene encoding C-type lectin domain family 2 member B isoform X1; translated protein: MISNYIVVMIGFMSRHKKCFIIGAILIISNVITVLIVKPTPDSQRFCPYDWIGFQNKCYYFSKEEGDWNSSKYNCSTQHAVLTKIDSNEEMDFLRRHKCSSDHWIGLKMAKNRTGQWVDGAKFENSFVVKGSEGCAYLSDDGAATARCYTERKWICRQKIH
- the CLEC2B gene encoding C-type lectin domain family 2 member B isoform X2, producing the protein MSRHKKCFIIGAILIISNVITVLIVKPTPDSQRFCPYDWIGFQNKCYYFSKEEGDWNSSKYNCSTQHAVLTKIDSNEEMDFLRRHKCSSDHWIGLKMAKNRTGQWVDGAKFENSFVVKGSEGCAYLSDDGAATARCYTERKWICRQKIH